CACGAGTTCAGCACCGTCAACGGCGTGAAGGAGGATGTCACCGAGATCATCCTCAACATCAAGCAGCTCTCCGTCTCCTCGGAGAACGACGAGCCCGTGGTCGCGTACCTGCGCAAGCAGGGCGCCGGCGTCGTCACGGCCGCGGACATCACCGCGCCGGCCGGCGTCGAGATCCACAACCCGGACCTGCACATCGCGACGCTGAACGCGAAGGGCAAGTTCGACATGGAGCTGACCGTCGAGCGCGGCCGCGGCTACGTGACCGCCGCGCAGAACAAGTCCGCGGACCAGGAGATCGGCCGCATCCCGGTCGACTCCATCTACTCGCCGGTGCTGAAGGTGACCTTCAAGGTCGAGGCGACCCGCGTGGAGCAGCGCACCGACTTCGACCGCCTGATCCTGGACGTCGAGACCAAGGAGTCCATGGTCCCGCGTGACGCGGTGGCCTCCGCCGGCTCGACGCTCGTCGAGCTGTTCGGCCTGGCGCGTGCGCTGAACGAGGACGCCGAGGGCATCGATTTGGGCGACGAGCCCGCGCAGGCGGAGTCGTCGGCCGACCTCGCCCAGCCGATCGAGGACCTCGAGCTGACCGTGCGCTCGTACAACTGCCTCAAGCGCGAGGGCATCCACACCGTGGGTGAGCTCGTGGCCCGCTCGGAGGCCGACCTGATGGACATCCGCAACTTCGGTGCGAAGTCCATCGACGAGGTCAAGGAGAAGCTGTACGAGCTCGGCCTGTCCCTCAAGGACTCGCCGGCCGGCTTCGACCCCCAGGCGCACGCTCACCAGGACGACGACCCGTTCTCGGACTTCTGAGCCGCACCGCACCCCTGACATCTTCGACCCCGCGCCCGGAGCGGCGCCGGGTCCCACCCGAGGAGTAACACCATGCCCACCCCCACCAAGGGTCCGCGCCTGGGCGGCAGCCCGGCCCACGAGCGCATCATGCTGGCGAACATGTCCGCCCAGCTGTTCGAGCACAAGTCGATCACCACGACGCTCACCCGCGCCAAGCGCCTGCGCCCGCACGCCGAGCGCCTGATCACCATCGCCAAGAAGGGCGACCTGCCCGCCCGCCGCAAGGTGCAGGGCATCATCGCGGCGAAGTCGCGCACGAACAAGTCGATCGTGCACGAGCTGTTCACCGTGATCGCCCCGGCCATGGCCCATCGCAACGGCGGCTACACCCGCATCACCAAGATCGGCAACCGCCAGGGCGACAACGCCCCCATG
This Micrococcus flavus DNA region includes the following protein-coding sequences:
- a CDS encoding DNA-directed RNA polymerase subunit alpha — encoded protein: MLIAQRPTLTEEVVSDRRSRFVIEPLEPGFGYTLGNSLRRTLLSSIPGASVTSIRVDGVLHEFSTVNGVKEDVTEIILNIKQLSVSSENDEPVVAYLRKQGAGVVTAADITAPAGVEIHNPDLHIATLNAKGKFDMELTVERGRGYVTAAQNKSADQEIGRIPVDSIYSPVLKVTFKVEATRVEQRTDFDRLILDVETKESMVPRDAVASAGSTLVELFGLARALNEDAEGIDLGDEPAQAESSADLAQPIEDLELTVRSYNCLKREGIHTVGELVARSEADLMDIRNFGAKSIDEVKEKLYELGLSLKDSPAGFDPQAHAHQDDDPFSDF